A segment of the Diceros bicornis minor isolate mBicDic1 chromosome 40, mDicBic1.mat.cur, whole genome shotgun sequence genome:
GCCATTACTCGGCTCTCAACATTACCCAAATATTCCAGGACAAACCAAATTCACCTGTTGTGCATACCTTTAAATCTATAGGCACTTGACTCCCTCTTTTCAGGAGGAATGCCAGTTGAAATTCACAGTCTACTAAACATTTACTTTTCTGGACTTATGCTCATGATGTCCCTGCCTCATTCACATTCCAAACCCTTCTGGTCTCTGAGGAATTCAAGAAGGGTTCCCAGGAGGGGTCATAGGTACTTGACATAAATATGGAGGGAAGAGCTCAGCAACTACCGAAATGCTGGAATTGTGACACAACTGTCAAAAGTACCTGAAATCAGCAAGGGATATGAGGAAACGGGAGACACAGTTCTATTTGTTCTTGTAAGAATATAAATTTGCAAATGTTTTACCAATATAAGGAAAATCATGAAGACTTGCTGAGTCCTTTCAGATCTTTTAGCCAATGCCTCTGGACATTAGAACaaaattctttgatttttaagTCTTCCTTCAAATCTTCTAGAGGGACTTAAGAGATGTCAGAGTTATCCTAGTGGAGGACACAGGAAGTAAAGTAGGGGCAGTGCCCTGATAATCCACACAGCAAGGACGCCTTACCCTGTCTTCACATAACTGACGCTACTGTGAAGACTTCATATGGGGGTGGCGATAGTGGCAGGGGGAGCAAAGAGTAAGTGTCTCCTTCTTCTAGAGAAATACTTAAAAGCTCTGTTCATAAGGACTGGAATAATAATTGCAATTCCTATCCAGTGCAGAGGTAAGACCACCTATCTCTTAGCCTTCTGATGAACGTGAATTTCTGGCCCTGAAATATGGTAGCTTTACCTTCTCCAGGTAGCAGATCTCGCCCATAAATGCATAATTTATAGCCACATTTATTTTCCAGAACATCAGGCAGAATCTGGTGAACAAAGTACTCCACAGAACTGGTCCCCTCTGGACTATCTTTGTGGTTCCGCGGGTAGATAACATAAGCATCATAGATCTTTCCATCTGAAAATGAGAACAAGAAGTACAACTATATtacttggttttttaaaattctcatttgACTCTTAGTAAACATTCTTTCACTGAGCTGATGAGTGTATCCCATCCCCTAAAATATTCTAGAATCCAGAGATGAGGACAACAACCTACAGCCACAAAATGTCATCAGGAAATCAGACTTAATCCCCAAGTTCTTTTTACTGTCTCAAACTGAATGATGGAGAATAGGCAAGATCCTGTCCAGTATAGTTCAAACCACATTGTCAATTTTGATTAATAATCtattaaaataagtatttatAGTCATGGATAAGGGGTCTTCTTCTGTGCTGGATAGATCTcagttttatcttttgttttccccaTGCTTCCCACGGGCAAGTGAAAATGCTAAAGGCTAATAGTGGCAAGAGGATAGAATTTTTAAGGGGCTGGGTTTCCCACAAATAAAACAATTAGCCCTTATTTGAGTGGACCATATGGAAAATCTGACGTATATCTGCTTCCAAATGAAAGAATGGTGTTCCTACTTAGCAGGCAGAACTGTCTTCTTTGATGCACATGCATACGTGCATGGGTAAGACTCTGTATGGAACAGGGTTTCTGGTAAAATACACCTGCATTCTGATGGACCTTTCTAATCTAGTCACATCTGGAAAACAGGAACAATTTTGTTAATGTTTTGAATTCCATAAAGTTTTACCAATAcacattttccaaaatgtttaaACCTTTCTCGGCTTGGGAAGATTCTGTTATCGGGGAGTTCATAGGGACAGAAATCCTATCGGAGAGGATATTTGAGCTGTTGAGATGAATCTCAGAACCATGAGGGGCACTAAGGCAGGATGGCGAATGTTCTCTGAGTAGACGCAGAAAAGATTTACTGATACTATATTAGCAAGCAAAAGGGAATCTGGGTTTAGTAGCATAGCTATTAAGAGATTAATAGACAAGTAACCAACAGCAATTATGGGAccttttcttttgaagaaaaacTTGAAACTTGCCACTTACCATTCCTAGTTTTGTAAGGTCTAGCTATGTCTCTCCAGAGCAGAATAACCTCAATCCAGAATACTTTTAACATTATCACCATGACGTTGATTAGCATTAACAATATGCTAAATCCTGCAAGTATGTAGTAGGTGCTTTGATGATCAGCTATTCAAAAGAGAGGGGGAGGACAAAAatgatcattattattactaaaacaaggtaaaaaaaacaaatacatcaatGCTGGCCTCCATTGGGAGTATGAGATTCAGACATGAGATGCCTACTTGGAATTGTCGTGGCTGCTGTAAGAATCAGTAAGTGAACATTTTTGGAGCCCCTCCTCTGTGCAAGGCACCAGGCTAGACGTTGTAGGGGATTCTCAAAGCATAAAAGACATAGAGACACGTGCAAATTTAACTAAGATAGGAGGTAAAAGCATTAATTTCAGCTGGCAGAGGTTTTTAGAAGCACTCACTCCATGCTGGACTGGGCAATGAAGGCTTCCTGTAGGAGGAGGTTCCTGAAGGATAGGTAAGCTTCAGGTAGctgcaaaaaaaggaaatgtacTTCTGGCAAGACAGGATGCTGTGAGCCCAAGGGCAGAGGTGAGAGTGTGTTTTCTGAGGAACTGGAGTAATCCAATTTGGGGAAATAGTGGAAGAAATGATTAGAAAGGTGGGTCAGGGCTAGGTTCTGACCAGACTTGAGGCTCCAATAAAGCATTTTGCCTTTATTCTGAAGGTCATGGGAGCCACCGAAGAGTATCGAGGGTATTAACAATGAAAGTGGTTTTCAAGCAAGATTAATCTGACAGTAGTGGGAGGTTTGTTTCTGTTGAAGGACACCTACTCTGTAGATACACGGAGTAGAATGAGACGGAAAGTTTCTGCAGTACATGGGGTGAGGGATGAGGAGGGTTCAAACTCGTAATGAGAAAGGAATGGACAAGCCTGCTGTTGGGGGCATCCAGGAGAAAGAATCAACAGGTCTTGGGGACTCATTGCACCTGGGGTGGGTGGCATAGGAAAGCAGGCAAGAAACAAGAGCCATGTAAGTCTCTAAAGCATATTTGATGGAGAAGTCAAATTACTGGGTTCCAGGTCCTACACATACCCTTTATTTCTCTTATGGTGAACGTTATTTAGCCATCACTGAACTTTTATCCTGTATTCATCGCTTCACAAAATACATATGCAAGATGGTCTCCATCTCCAAGAACTTGTAATAGGTATGCACAAATTGAACATAAGAACTGTGCTCATTAATAGTATCTTTGGCTGTTTTAAGTTTACTTCCCTCTTTAGAGTTGTTAACTATCCTATCTTACAAATAGTTCCACTTAAAGATGAATGTGAGAAGAATCTCGCTGACACTTGGCCACAtagttctcttttccttttcatctgAAGTCTCAAAGCATGGGCTCCCGATTTTGCTACAGAAAGTCACTGTCCCATGTTTGCAAATTCCTCCAATGTTTCATCAGCTCCCTGAGTATCTAGCACCATGAAATCAAGAATGACTAAGGTGAAGTGATTCAAAACTAGGGGGCACAGACTGAAAACTGGCAGAGAGCTTATTGTCTGCACTGTCATCGGTTTAAATGAAAAATACTCCCTAAGTTAATCATTTCAGCAGGATTCTTCTCTAGCTCACTTTCTAAAAATCCTATCTGGACGCACGCTGGGCATCTATATTTCTTGTACAGATTGCTGTGAGGTATAGCTGTGCGTGTGGCTGGCTGCTTTCAGCTAGAAGAAAGTCAATCCAAGACACTGAAGGAAGTTGAAGTTCAATATCTTTCTAAGTGTTAGTGACtttataaatgtataattaaTTATTGCATGTGATGACTAAATACTAAATACTTTCTGTACGTGCTTGTAAACAGGAAAACACTGCCTgcgtttgaatcctggctctctgACTCTAGCACCTGGCAAGTTATTCAACCTCtctttgtctcagtttcctcatctaaaaagttAGATGatcgtggggccagcccggtgacgtagtggttaagcttgtgtgctccacttcggtggcctggggtttgcaggtttggatcccaggcgcagacctacacactgctcatcaagccgtgctgcggcagcgtcccacatacaaaataggggaagatgggcacaggtgttagctcagggccaatcttcctcaagcaaaaagaggaagattggcaatggatgttagttcagggccaatcttcctcaccaaaaaaaaaattagatgataGTCTCTTCTTTATGGAGTATtggtaaaataaatgagaaattaaatgaaaagtaATTAGACAGGTCCTGGTACATaggaaataatgaataaatgtgtACTGTTGTTATTATgagcatcaaatatttatttaataatattgaggCATAGGCTTTTtaagtttctgtttttaaaattctagtcAGTGCTgtaatttcttttattctatGAATAGAAATAAAGGAATTCATTGTGACAATTCAACAGCAGTAGCAacaatttttgtttaatttacacACTTGTTGAAACAGAGTATAGCTGTGATGATTTGAAGAAAAACAGGTGAAAAGTAGCAAGGACAAATAAATCAGAAGGAACAAAATCACCAAGGAcatgtaaaatgaaaacaattccaATACACAGGTAACCAAAGAACATTTTTACATGACAACATAAGCAAACCATGGGGTTAAGGATGTGATGGCAGTGCTGGTGGGGAGTGTGGCTTCCCCTTTCCTCCGGGATCCACTGTGCCCACCAGCCCCACAAACACTGCCCTAACATGGTGTGGTCCACATGTTCCGGGTGACACAGTTATAATTGGCGGAAACCTGACAACCCACAGAACACGATAGCACTTAAAATCATTTACAGTAGTCATGATTCTATTTGTCCTATAAAAACTTACAAATCAACCGTTAACGtggaaattaaaacaagaaaaataccaaagcaCCATGGCAGGCCAAGACTTACCACAACCACATCAAATTGGTGGTCTGCTTTCTCATGACCCCCAATCCTTTTCATCACGTTGTGCCTTTGTGGGTTGATCCAAATTAATCTGGGCTACGCCCCACTTAGGAGCATAAACAGAGTTTAATTCTCCCTTTGGCTACTTGACAAACACATTAAATAATTTCTATATAGTTGTACATGAAATGACAAGtataaaaatatcatatttttcTCCTCGTCCTTTTATACTGAATTAAATGCTTCATGTAGCAAACAGGATGTCTTTGCCTGGAAATGCAAACGAGTGAGGAAATTGAGAGGCTCTGAGGAAGGAAATGATTGGAAAATGATTTTTGCTGACATCATTGCATGCAGTGACACGCcaagggggtgggaggaagaagCAGTCTGCCGCCGAGAGGAGGACTATGTCATCACTGACTTTAACATTTTCTGGGAATGCGGATAATAGAAAGCACAATGACTCTTTGctggctttttactgttttgaattctctacaGACCATGTATCCTCCTGTTGTCTACACCCAGGCAGATCACTTGCTCTACCTTGCCTCCATATGCCACCAATTATTTGTGAAAGAgcatgttaatttttttgtgtgtgtgaggaagattggccctgagctaacatctgttgccaatcttcctctttttgctgaggaagattgtccctgagctaacatctgtgcccatcttcctccattttatatgcgggatgccgccacagtatggctcgatgagcggtgtgtaggtctgcccctgggatccaaacctgtgaaccccaggctgtcaaAGCGGAtcgtgtaaacttaaccactatgccaccgggctggccccagcatgttacattttaaaagattatatataGTGTCTGAAATTAATCCATTGAAGAGTAGTCATTTCATATTTGTTATAGTATTTTATTGCATCAAATTATAATGAAATCAGTAAAAGCATGCTACATTTAGATAAAACCATAAACTATAGGGAAGCAATAAATAATTTGGCCTTTCCAATTTATGAGGAAAGTTATTCAACTTAACAAACATAAATATAAGTTATTGTTTTGTTGTGTAACTAAGCCTTATagctagagaaatagaaatacacaaaaatagtTTTCCTTGATAACTTTGgtgtgcattcatttattcattcaacaaatatttactgagcacatgcTAGGTACCAGGCACTGCACTACAGCCTGAGGATGCAAAGATGGGTAAGATgccacccctgccctcatggagtttacagtcgTGTTGAGCAGACTCTCAAATAGATTTTTGTAAGTGTGATGAGTGCAGTGATAGAGACAGAACTCTATAAGAATACATAGAGGATGTATATACTCCAAACTGGCAGTCAAGGAAGGCTCCTTGGAAGAGGTGGTACCTGAATTGCATGTTGAAAGCAGACACAATACAGAAACGGGCTGAGCTACCAAACGTCGCATGAGTTCCACCTAAATTTAACATATTATAAAGTTTAACAATGATAATGCATGTCTTATTACAAAGCAGCATTTAAGATTTTCTTACTAGAATGGGCAATAGTTAAATACTTCACCTTTTCGTCCTCTTTGCCAGCCTCGctaaaaaaaatgtgtgttcttTATGacaaaaaattaagtcaaaaaagGGAACGTGTTTATAACATGTtatgaaagttataaaaggtaACAAAAGAACGTGTTCACAGGTTACGgttggtgtgtttttttttcacatacagtgagacagagagagctaATGAAGTTAGAGAGCACAGAAGGATGACCAAGGAAGCAGTTGGGTGTCAAAGAGGAACCAGCAAGAGAAGTAGGTGGGAGAGGACCTGGCGGGGGGGAGAGTAACACAGTAGAGAGGCGACCAGACACACAGAGACATTCCGAGAAGCCCAGACTGCAATTGGTCAGTGTTCCCAAGAGGAGAAGAACATTTTATGAGACGAGCCACTTCCGTTGTCTTGCTAGATCCCTCTGGAACCACATTCCAACACACTGTTCTCTAAGAAAATGATTTCAGCTTACAATCGAGGCAGCAAACTCGAGTAACCAGTCTCAGAAACACTCCTTACTTGGACTTTTCCTCCTTAGTCTTATGCTGTGCCTTCTCAAGCCACGCAAATTCAGGGCCAGACACTCGTACTTCAGCGATAAATCCTCTTCTGTCACAGCAGCTATTGTCAGCACGGTGTTTAGACAAGTCAGCTCATTGCTAGAACTAAGAAGGCAGCTTGTTACTTTCAGTGCTTACTTTGCAGTTGCAAActgtgtgggaggggagggggatgtTTTCACTTCAGTAtcaaaatacctttggttttggTCTTGCTTCTCTTGAATTCTTGCTTCACCAACGTCCCCAACTCTGCTTCTGTTCACCTGCCACAGGACGGAAGCCATGATCTGAGAGCCTTTCCCAAAGCAAGCAGAGCAAGTGAGGTTGGCTGTTTTTCCTAGAGGAGAAGTAAAGAAATTACACCAATAAGCTTAAATTCTGCAAATagcatttaatttcatttaatgtgaaaaaaaattgttgaacAGCTAGTGTGCGTCATGAGTTGATTCCTGTGTCCCTTCCTTGTCTTTAGCACCTCCATCGTCCTCTGCCCTCACGTTgcctcctccatctctcccatGAGCTTCATTTCACTCAGTTCCAGTTGAAGCTCAGATCCCACCCCCCTCTCACATGCAGTGGGAACTAAAGAGGCAAATGACTCCGGCTTCATCAATCCCATGTTAAAATGTAGGCTTTCCCTTTACTATAGActggaatttctttttaaattctctctccCACACCTTTCTCCTCCTACCAAATTCTCTTCATCTCTCTATAAGCTACTTTCGTTGgtaaaactgtttttgttttttgttttttgtgtgcgtgtgtgaggaagatcagccctgtgctgacatctgccaatcctcctctctcttttttctttttgctgaggaagactggccctgggctaacatccatgcccatcttcctccactttatatgggacgccgccacagcacggcctgacaagcagtgccttggtgcgcgcccaggatccgaactggtgaaccccagaccgctgcagcagagcacgcacacttaaccgcttgcaccaccgggccgacccTGGTAAAACTGTGTTTTACCTGACCCAGCTACAAGCCCAGTATTTAATCATCCAACAAGAGCATTCTCCATTCCAATTCCTTTAACTTGAGACTTCCTCCTTTCAGAACTGAAAGCATAAGGGCTGCCTTCCTGCCTTGGGACATGCATTCAGCCATCCTTACTGAGCCCTTGGTACCTGTGTCAAGAATTAGGCATCTGAAGAGGGACGAGGAGCTAAGAGTCTCTCGGAAGGTGACAAGCATATAAACAAATGATTAGAACACAAGCTATTCTAGTGTTCTAATAGAAAGATTGACAAAGTGACATGGGAATACAGAGGGAGATATCATTGCAGTGAGCACGGCTGCCGTGCTGAGCATGTAAATGGTGCCCCTGGACTTGATCAGATGGAGGCTCAGGTCGTGCTCTCTGGCAGGTAAGGAGGGTGGTATGGGagatttcacagaggaggtgatatttgagcttaGTGTTGAGAGATTAGGAGGAGGAACAATATGCACAAAAGCAGGGAAGAATGTGGAAATGCTGCAGATCACTGTAACAACCGTGAGGTGGTCAATGGGGTAGGGACACAGGGCACATGGGGTTAATGGCTGCAGATGGGCCAGGATGGAGTGAGGACCAGGTCATTGTTTTACATGCTAAGAACTTTGAGTTGCAGCCCGCTACTAGTGAAGAACCAGGAAAGGCGGAGATGGACAGAGTCAGAATGTCTGGGTTCTCATCCTTCTGTCATTGATTATCCATGACCTTGGGCATGTCTTTGATGCTCTCTGAGCCTAAGTAACCACAAGCGTAAAGTGAGAACAATAGCTACCTCCAGGACAGAGCGAGAATGAAATGAGATGGCACACGGGAAAGCACCATGAGTTACAAAGTGTGATGCAAATGTACATGCTGCGTATTGCTGTGACCACACATTCCCAACATTAGCGCTCAcggcatctcatttaatcctcaaaatctaCTATGCCAATTGCCTGACCCCGGCTTGGGGAATTCAGGGGTCATAGGGAAGGATTTTCCAGGCAACATTTACAGCACTCTTAAATTTTTCTTACCTATTTCCacttcttttgtttcattttgtggaGGGGCTATAATTACTGGAAACAAAGAAAATCCTTGCTCATCTtaaatcaaagacaaaaagagaatataaatatTAGGGGAGCTTTGGGTGATCATCAATATAAACCTTAGGTTTTCATATTTCTATGCTATTTCAAAGCAATGTTTGTCAAACTTTTCTGACAATAACCCTTGgcaacaaatacacacacaaatgaaacaaaaacattcAAGTAATACTTTCTTTTACTGCCTACAATACTctgtgatattttttattttcttttatatcattaAAACGAATGTTAGTTCAACCCAGTAAATTATTTGCATGACCTAGCAGTTGTTAGAAAACCGCAATTCTACAGAATAAGCATAACACTACAGGGAAGAAGATTTCACAAGACCCATGAAAATGACAAACACCTCAGTCCACACTTCTCCTGCCCACAGCATTCCACTTTTGTGGCCCATTCTATGAGATCTTAATTCTTGTGACACTGATGCCTAGAGACAAGGAAAAAGGAGTCATCTGGAGTACTGTTTGATTCTCATTTATTTCAGGAGAGTGTGATGAAGGACCCTTGCAGGTTTTGATGTTAAACAGTGAAAGGCTCTCATAGAAATGTGGTCTGGCAATGCTTATTTGAGAGTGGCGGAGCACtgaaaaaccccaaacaaaactTTTCTCTATTGCTGCTTTGCTCTAAGAAATCTGGCACACACACACCTGCTACTTGACCTACATCCATAGCTCAAACTATGCTAAGGAGACCTTGACTCTTTGGAGATTTGATGTACTTGATTGTAAAAATCTTGCCCTTGAACAGGTTTTTATAGAacttaataaatttgaaaaaatctTTTAGAATTAAGTGACCTACTTGAGGTCATTGATGATGTCGAAACCATTGCAAACCAGGATTGAAAACCACTCAACAACATCTATGTATCCCTTTAAAAAGCTTCTCACTAAACTTCTAATCCAGTTAGTTATATTAGAGATCAAATAGGTATTTTTCTATTAACAGAACCTCTGACAACAAATTGGGAGAAGGAAAGTTAACCTTGCCCTCCAAATAGCTGTATAGCCATCCAAAAAAGTTAACTAAGTTATCGTTCATATCACATTGTCTTTGAAAAATTAAGTCATAGAGGAGAGAACAGATGTGGCTTTGGTTTAGTAGCATAATCTCCCGCTGAAATTTCTTAAAGCTTGATAGTGCAGTTAGAAAATCTCTTTGCATCATTGTAGAGAAGGTGTAAGATGAAGTAGGAAGAAGTCTCAGGGAGGAGGATGAAGTACAGAAAAATCAACAAGAAGGGCACAATTTCTCTCATGTtatcttttttcaaatattccaTTTTGTTAAATTCAGTAACTTACCGTTAACTGTGAACGATCTGGTGGCTGTCACACTGTAACTGACTCCATTTTCATTGTGCATAAATTTACACGTATAATCACCTGCATCCTTGCTGGTTGCATTGTCAATCAGCAAAAATGTCCTGTGTGTGTGGTACCTTGACCCTTGAAGAGCTTTACAATCCTGGAATGAAAAATTCCACTCCATTTTCAGTAATTCTTCACTTGCATCTGTTTTAATTGTGtaattttcctctatttccccCAAATTTTCTTTTACCTTAAACCACTCAACAGGCGCTGTCCAGTTGTAGAGGTCGATTGTAGGACAATATATTTTGGAGTTTTTTTCTGATCCAGATGTTGTTGAATACATCAGATAATCTGGAATATTGCAATCTGGttgttttttatatatggtgACATTCACATATCCAGTCTTATTGACGGTAGGACtattaaaatcaaataattttaaaaagttacttaGCATTATGAAATAACTTCATCCAACTCTAGTTTTTACTTAATATTGCTTTTCTTCTCaaaataattgatatataatggttcttttcttatttaaaaatgatcattaAAATCTAgagttttaaatacttttttgttACATTTGAGATAAAACATAACCCCTACGGTAGCCCTAAAAATGGCTCCCTCACCATTTCTTTATACACTGTATCTGCTATAATGCCAAGAACCTgatataataaagataattagtatttattgagagtttactATGTACCATTCATGGTGGtaacattatctaattttattctcAAAACAATGCTTTGAAGTGGGTTAtgctattttatgtattttacagatgaggaaactgagggacagagaaATAACTTGCAGGCATTACACAGCTAACTAGTGACAGAGCATGAATTTGAAACTAAAACTTGCCTGACTTCAGAACATGGGCACCTAACTATACACAAGTATACACAACTAACTCTACA
Coding sequences within it:
- the IL1RL1 gene encoding interleukin-1 receptor-like 1; this encodes MRHWVLAILTVLIYSTAAKFRKSSWGLENEALIVRCPRQERSRYPVDWYYTETNRNIIIEQRNHIFASRERLKFLPAKVNDSGIYTCIIRSPTVNKTGYVNVTIYKKQPDCNIPDYLMYSTTSGSEKNSKIYCPTIDLYNWTAPVEWFKDCKALQGSRYHTHRTFLLIDNATSKDAGDYTCKFMHNENGVSYSVTATRSFTVNDEQGFSLFPVIIAPPQNETKEVEIGKTANLTCSACFGKGSQIMASVLWQVNRSRVGDVGEARIQEKQDQNQSSSNELTCLNTVLTIAAVTEEDLSLKYECLALNLRGLRRHSIRLRRKSPTDHQSTYYILAGFSILLMLINVMVIMLKVFWIEVILLWRDIARPYKTRNDGKIYDAYVIYPRNHKDSPEGTSSVEYFVHQILPDVLENKCGYKLCIYGRDLLPGEDAVTAVETSIQKSRRHIFILTPQIAHSKEFAYEQEIALHSALIQNDSKAILIEMEALSKPGGLQFGELQDSLKHLVKVQGTIKWREDHVDNKRSLNSKFWKHMRYHMPVPSKPPKKTSSLASLSAHQQECLI